The Xenopus laevis strain J_2021 chromosome 4L, Xenopus_laevis_v10.1, whole genome shotgun sequence genomic sequence tgtctatgtaaaaatacatttatatttatgtctGGAAGTTCATACAGTGTTTATGCACCTGTCTCAGCATTGTCACAGTGAGAAACATTCCTGATAGcactatatattaaaattgctataCAATTTGCcaaaagcagaaaatgatttAGTCACTTAAAGGTGCCTGCCCTGTTGAACATACAATCTAAGAATTAAAGGTACACtacctatattttattttttcttttcttttaggtGGGGATAGCAGCTTGCCAGATAGCTAGAGCATATGGATTCCAAGTTTTTGGTACAGCAGGTACCCCTGAAGGTTTAAACTTGGCTCTTAAAAATGGTGCACACAAAGTATTCAATCACAAAGAGAAAGATTATATAGATAAAATTCAGGTAACTGTCATCTCCCGATTCCTTTTATTCATTCCTAACTTACCATTATCATTTTTAAGTGAGTTGTGATCCCTGTGATCCCAAGGTATAACTTTTTGCACAATTAAAgcaaacataattctaaacaattttgcaacataaaTTAAGTGTAAATGtgcaaaattttatatttatttgtaaacgTCTAATAAAGGCAGGCTTGGTGCCACCTCctgactttttatattttgtttccgttttataaaatcattaatggcaaatgttttttctctgtagGATGCTACTGGTGGAAGAGGCGTTAACATTATTTTAGAGATGTTATCCAATGTTAATCTCAGCTATGATCTAAAACTTCTGTCAGCTGGTGGCAGGGTTATtgtaagtatattttatttattttattaaatatcgcCAATGTAGTACACTTGAATTCTTGAAATGATCATAATTCTTTCCAGATTATAGGCTGCAGAGGGCCAATTGAAATAAACCCAAGGGATACTATGGCTAAAGAAACAAGTATAATAGGAGTATCACTCTTCAGCGCAACTAAggtaatacatataaaaatgctTAGAATCTTGCAAGTAATTTACAAGCTATTTTCCCTAGATCTTAAAAAAGAAATTCATTCCAACAAAAAATTatgcaagaaatgctgtattttttatcttGGTTTATAGTAACGGTGCCAGGCACCCCTGCTATACAGCAGTCAAGATCCATACTTCCAAATGCCCCAATATCATCCAATCTTTTGCTATGAATAGTATGCTCTGGACTCCTGTCAGCTGAGCATAGGTACTGAGTCGTACAATATACAGGGCAGAACATGAGGTTACATTTATTGatattatacattaattatatCCTTTCAtataaggggaactatcgcaaaaatgaacgTTTAATataaacatactgaaataagaaattttgtaaataaaatcaattaaatattgtgcattgtttctgaaataatcaagttaatgttcactatccctctctcagcatctgtttttcttcattctgtcttcttgcagcagttgggtgtcagatattcattgacagttaaagcCAATATATCTGATAGGGGGCTtcgtttcctagcagatgaattagagctcactcaaataactgattccagtacaaaaggaagacccctataagatatattagatatattggatccaactgaTGATTATCTGCTCgaggagagaatgaagagaaacaggcaCTGAGAGAGATATACTGAAgttgaacttgattatttcagaaacggtacagaatttttaattttttgtatttagaaagtttgttaCTGCAGTATTCTGAAACTTATATATACATCCCCGGTGCACAACCTATAATAAATTAGAATTCCCAACTCCCAAACttgcaatatataaaatgattgttcccaaagtttagggcCTAGTAATCTTGCTTTAGGACCCAATTACTAGTCAAAAAAAagttcaggcctggatttgtggccaagccacaaaggcccaggcctagggcagcatgtgtccccagtgctgaggagcactggggacacatgctgccctaggcctgggcctttgtgggaCACACAGCTCTCCAGTGCTCCGGCGCGCAAGCACCTGCTAGAGTGGTGCGGGCAgcggaaatccggccctggaaaagttcatgttcatgttaattcagtaaatagattgTAATATAAACAGCTGATGTTACTGTAGAAAATAAGCAGCTCATGGTACTATTTATTAAgatgtgtatttattttactgACACCTAACACCAAAAACTTCATTATTTGATACCACCTCAGAAATGACTTAACCCATATTAGTATATTGGATAAATTCAGGCAGCAAGAAATTCTGGTGTGAAAAGTAGTTTGCCACATTGACTTTGATGGGTTAAGTATAAAGTGACGTACACTAATGGTTAATGGTTGTAATTAGtctggcattaaaaaaaatactaaatggtttgattattttttttaagcaatataCCAAGCAATTATAGTAATGAGGTACACGATTTTCTTGGATTGTAGGAAGACAGAATGGAGACAGCTGCAGCACTCTTTGGTGGGATGGAGGCTGGTTGGTTAAAACCACTTATTGGGCCTGAATATCCTCTAGAAAAAGCATCACAGGCTCATGAAGACATTATACAAAATAGTGGAGCCACTGGCAAGATGGTTTTTGTGATCTGAATATCTTTTCCTGATCACAAAATTTTGAGGATAATCATGAATGAAGAATGGAAAGAAAGTGAGATTTACATATTTCTctgcataaaaataaacaaaatataaaaacaatcctTTCTCATTGCCCTGAAGGTAcacaatatacataataataattcatgAATGGAAAAAATCAAGCATTCCTCTGAATTCCTTTCTAGTTTCTAGCCCCTGGGCTGATTCACTCTTGTCATGTTTATTGCCTTGATCAGGTTCAGTGACCATAGATTTCAGGGCCCAATATTAGAAACTGATACTGCCCAATTAAAGTTTATGCTTATGAGCTCATTTATTACAGAGGCTCGAGAGGCAAAGTGTTATGTTATGCCCCCCCAGTGTCAATAACTAAAGCAATATGCAATTGGAAGTCAGTGAAAGGCGTAATCAGTGGTGTAAGGATGTCCAGTGAGAGCCTCTACAAGGAACCTGCTAAGAACTGGAATGCAAATGTTGCAGATGGTGAATCAAAAAGGTGGTAACCCCCAATGTGGATAGACTCTAAgaaatatgcatattttatgaTGTTTGTGAGTGCATTGGTTTTCGATTTGGTGAttaaattttaaagattttactCATATAAGTGTATATTTGTTCCACAGTTAGCAATTACATTGAACTGGGTTTTTTTGAGTAGCCATGTTACTACATTGTTTTCATTGGATGTCTGAGAGCTAATTTGTCTGCTGGTAAGGAATTTAGCCAGCAAATCTCAAGTGGCTTATACTGAGGAATGCATTAACTACAGATAGGGCCATAAATCTTTGGGCAGacgtttttttctaattttggttctgtacattaccacaaatGAAGcaacagttgaactgcagattttcagctttaatacagtgggttgaacaaaaagattgcataaaagtgtgaggaactaaagccttttttttaacacaatctctTCATTTCAGAGGCTCAAAATGAATTGGACAATTgtctcaaaggctatttcatgggcaggtgtgggcaattccttcgttatgtcattatccataaaagccctggagttgattcgagggggggggggtgcttgtatgtggaagattttgctgtgaacagacaacatgcggtcaaaggagctctccatgcaggtcaaacaagtcatccttaagctgcaaaaacagaaaaaacccatccgagaaattgctacaatattaggagtggcaaaatctatactttggtacatcctgagaaaaaagaaagaaagcactggtgaactaaggagactgcatgaaagtaaatacagagagtGCACAGCAAAGTGCAAGctactcataagcctcaagaatagaaaggctagactgttaaaaaaagccagcacagttctggaaaaacattctttggtcagatgaaaccaagatcaacctctaccagaatgatggcacgaaaaaagtatggagaaggcatggaacagctcatgatccaaagcataccacatctctataaaacatggtggaggcagtgtgatggcttgggcgttcatggctgccagtggcactgggacactagtgtttatccatgatgtgacacaggataGAAGCAGCTgtatgaattctgaggtgttcagagacatacagtctgctcaaatccagctaaatgcagtcaaattgattgcgAGGCATTTCATTTTagagatggacaatgacccaaaacatacagccaaagcaatccAGGAGTTTATTAATGCAAAGAAGTGGAATACTCTTGAATGGCCAAGCCAGTCACCTAATCTGAACCctattgagcatgcatttcacttgttggagactaaacttcagacagagaGGCtgacaaacaaacagcaactgaggCAGCtgtagtaaaggcctggcagagcttTAAAATGGAGGAAACctagaatctggtgatgtccatgagttcaagactttaggctgtcattgccagcaaagggttttcaaccaggtattagaaattaacattttattttcagtttttaaatttgtccaattacttttgagcctctaaaatgaagtgattgtgtcaaaaaaggctttagttcctcacattttatgcagtcaacccactgaattaaagatgaaatctgagttgtttcatttaaaattcattgtggtaatgtacagaaccaaaagttgtctctgtccaaaaatGCTTGGACctaacctgtgtgtgtgtatatatatatatatatatatatatatatatatatatatatatatatatatatatatatatatatatatatatatatatatatatatatatatatatattatatatatcttcagCATTGTCTACAAAAAGATTTATTAGAGAAAATCCAATGTTTCGATCACACCATTGTGATCTTCTTCAGGGAAAACAAATTACAAactagggttg encodes the following:
- the cryz.L gene encoding crystallin zeta L homeolog, producing MASISRVMRAIRVFEFGKADVLKLCTDLPLPSPVENQVLIRVHACGINPVETYIRAGTYARKPTLPYTPGTDVAGVIESVGNDVTSFKRGDRVFATSTITGGYAEYTIASADTVYPLPDVLSFKQGAAIAVPYFTAYRALFSKANGRPGEVVLVHGASGGVGIAACQIARAYGFQVFGTAGTPEGLNLALKNGAHKVFNHKEKDYIDKIQDATGGRGVNIILEMLSNVNLSYDLKLLSAGGRVIIIGCRGPIEINPRDTMAKETSIIGVSLFSATKEDRMETAAALFGGMEAGWLKPLIGPEYPLEKASQAHEDIIQNSGATGKMVFVI